In bacterium 336/3, the following proteins share a genomic window:
- a CDS encoding uracil-DNA glycosylase: MEVKIAESWKKYLNEEFEKDYFKKLVEFIKEEYKTKKVYPAGNQIFNAFDKCSFEDCRVVILGQDPYHGEGQANGLCFSVADGIKVPPSLVNIFKEIKEDLGIAVPKSGNLERWAEQGVLLLNATLTVRAAEAGSHQKKGWEEFTDAIVKIISEQKENVVFLLWGSYAQKKGAVVDKTKHLILEAPHPSPLARGFAGNKHFSKTNDYLESKGFKKIEW, from the coding sequence ATGGAAGTAAAAATAGCTGAATCTTGGAAAAAATACTTAAATGAAGAATTTGAAAAGGATTATTTTAAGAAATTAGTAGAGTTTATCAAGGAAGAGTATAAAACAAAAAAAGTTTATCCTGCAGGTAATCAGATTTTTAATGCCTTTGATAAATGCTCGTTTGAAGATTGTAGAGTTGTTATTTTAGGTCAAGATCCTTATCATGGGGAAGGGCAGGCTAATGGATTATGCTTTTCTGTGGCAGATGGTATCAAAGTACCACCTTCATTGGTTAATATTTTTAAAGAAATTAAAGAAGATTTAGGAATAGCGGTTCCCAAAAGTGGTAATTTGGAACGTTGGGCGGAGCAGGGAGTATTACTCCTCAATGCAACACTCACCGTAAGAGCAGCAGAAGCAGGCTCTCATCAAAAAAAGGGTTGGGAAGAGTTTACAGATGCTATCGTGAAAATTATCTCAGAACAAAAAGAAAATGTTGTTTTCTTGTTGTGGGGTTCATATGCTCAGAAAAAAGGGGCTGTTGTGGATAAAACAAAGCATTTGATTTTAGAAGCTCCACATCCCTCACCATTGGCAAGAGGTTTCGCAGGAAATAAACACTTCAGCAAAACGAACGATTATTTAGAATCAAAAGGATTTAAAAAAATCGAATGGTAA
- a CDS encoding phosphoglucosamine mutase — protein sequence MTLIKSISGIRGTIGGKVSENLTPIDIVKYAAAFGEWLKSKSNTQENLKIVIGRDARLSGQMLSQLVCATLQSLGFDVVDLGLATTPTVEIAVPLENALGGIILTASHNPIQWNALKLLNEKGEFISGKDGEELLQIAEKEDFNFVDVKKLGKYIQNDDYLKKHIEMILALPLVDVEAIKSKNFKIAVDAVNSVGGVAVPALLRALGVSQITEFNCEPTGNFAHNPEPLPENLIQFCKDVGKGHFDLGIVVDPDVDRLALICENGEPFGEEYTLVAVADYVLKTQKGNTVSNLSSTQALKVVTEKHGQSYFSSAVGEVNVVATMKISKSVIGGEGNGGIIYPDLHYGRDALVGIALFLSHLAQSGKSASLLRSTYPNFYISKNKIELSQGINVDDILEKMQRKYSKFNTNIIDGLKVTFDNAWVHLRKSNTEPIIRIYAEADSISTADNLAEKVMADIREFSK from the coding sequence ATGACACTCATTAAATCTATTTCAGGCATTAGAGGAACTATTGGAGGGAAAGTTTCTGAAAATCTTACTCCTATTGATATTGTAAAATATGCAGCTGCTTTTGGAGAATGGCTCAAAAGCAAATCCAACACTCAAGAAAATCTGAAAATTGTAATAGGCAGAGATGCTCGCCTTTCAGGACAAATGCTCTCTCAATTGGTTTGTGCTACCTTACAGAGTTTAGGCTTTGATGTAGTGGATTTAGGTTTGGCTACAACTCCCACAGTAGAGATAGCCGTTCCACTTGAAAATGCTCTTGGAGGAATTATTTTGACAGCTAGCCACAACCCTATCCAGTGGAATGCTCTAAAGCTACTCAACGAAAAAGGTGAATTTATTTCAGGAAAAGATGGTGAAGAACTTTTACAGATAGCAGAAAAAGAAGATTTTAACTTTGTTGATGTAAAAAAACTTGGTAAATACATCCAAAATGATGATTACCTGAAAAAACATATCGAAATGATTTTGGCTCTACCACTTGTAGATGTGGAAGCCATCAAATCTAAAAATTTTAAAATAGCAGTAGATGCAGTTAATTCTGTAGGTGGTGTGGCTGTTCCTGCTCTTTTGAGGGCTTTGGGCGTCAGCCAAATCACAGAATTTAATTGTGAGCCTACTGGTAATTTTGCTCATAATCCAGAACCATTACCCGAAAATTTAATCCAGTTTTGTAAAGACGTTGGAAAAGGACACTTCGATTTAGGTATTGTTGTTGACCCAGATGTAGACAGATTGGCTTTGATTTGTGAAAATGGAGAGCCTTTTGGAGAAGAATATACGCTTGTAGCTGTTGCTGATTATGTTTTAAAAACACAAAAAGGAAACACCGTATCAAATCTTTCTTCTACACAAGCCCTTAAAGTAGTAACAGAAAAACATGGACAAAGCTATTTTTCTTCAGCAGTAGGCGAAGTGAATGTGGTAGCCACCATGAAAATCTCAAAATCTGTGATTGGTGGTGAAGGTAATGGAGGTATTATTTACCCTGATTTACATTATGGACGTGATGCTTTGGTTGGAATAGCTTTATTTTTATCACATTTGGCTCAATCTGGGAAGTCCGCAAGCCTTTTACGCTCTACATATCCAAATTTTTATATATCTAAAAATAAAATTGAACTCTCTCAAGGAATCAATGTAGATGATATACTTGAAAAAATGCAACGTAAATATTCTAAATTCAATACTAATATTATTGATGGTCTGAAAGTTACTTTTGATAATGCATGGGTACATTTACGTAAAAGCAATACAGAGCCTATCATTCGTATTTATGCTGAAGCAGATAGTATAAGTACTGCTGATAATTTGGCAGAAAAAGTAATGGCAGATATTAGAGAATTTAGTAAATAA
- a CDS encoding chromosome segregation protein ScpA → MNFEIKLPLFEGPFDLLLFFIERDELDIYDIPISQITKEFLYYIQHLERLNIEIASEFILVAGTLVRIKAKMLLPRPELDEQGNEIDPRDELVKHLLEYKKYKSVISEFARMEEERMQKDVRGNIVSELKKISAVSNVEAELQDLDLYKLLKVYEKVNERYKNNSRVGQHTIFQYPYTIEGQKKFLINSIKTLRRVSFEDLIHADLGKVGFIYNFLAILEMLQEGNISISIGLGYNNFWIEEYKAQEIPDEVAV, encoded by the coding sequence ATGAATTTTGAAATAAAATTACCTCTCTTTGAAGGACCATTCGATTTGTTGTTGTTTTTTATTGAAAGGGATGAATTAGATATTTATGATATTCCTATCTCACAGATAACCAAAGAGTTTCTCTATTATATTCAACACCTAGAACGCCTAAACATTGAAATTGCTAGTGAGTTTATCTTAGTAGCAGGAACACTTGTACGAATTAAGGCGAAAATGCTTTTACCAAGACCCGAATTGGATGAGCAAGGTAATGAAATAGACCCTCGTGATGAGCTTGTTAAACATCTTTTAGAGTATAAAAAATATAAGAGTGTCATTTCTGAATTTGCTCGTATGGAAGAAGAACGCATGCAGAAAGATGTTCGTGGAAATATTGTAAGTGAACTCAAAAAAATATCCGCAGTCAGTAATGTAGAAGCTGAATTGCAAGATTTGGACTTATATAAATTGCTCAAAGTCTATGAAAAAGTAAATGAGCGTTATAAAAACAATAGCAGAGTTGGGCAACACACTATTTTTCAGTATCCTTATACTATTGAAGGGCAAAAGAAGTTCTTAATAAACAGTATTAAAACGCTAAGAAGAGTTTCTTTTGAAGATTTGATTCATGCAGATTTGGGCAAAGTGGGTTTCATTTATAACTTTTTAGCTATTTTGGAGATGCTTCAAGAAGGTAATATTAGCATTAGTATTGGGTTGGGTTACAATAATTTCTGGATAGAAGAATACAAAGCTCAGGAAATCCCTGACGAAGTTGCTGTTTAG
- a CDS encoding ATP-dependent protease, with the protein MNQEHLTPKQIVLELDKYIIGQKDAKKNVAIALRNRWRRMNAPVEIQNEIIPNNILMIGSTGVGKTEIARRLAKLSDAPFVKVEASKFTEVGYVGRDVESMVRDLIEQAVNMVRLQRQEEVKQKAAEIVEDIILDALIPAVKQPNTDGGIGFDVKNADDTELNEKTRERFREKIKNGELDHRKIEISVRQNVSNVGVMGPGMDEMSMMNIQEMLSNIMPSKTKKRKVTIAEAKKILLEEEAAKLIDMDEVKEEAIRKTENAGIIFIDEIDKIASSGSKSGPDVSREGVQRDLLPIVEGSSVNTKYGIVKTDHILFIAAGAFHVSKPSDLIPELQGRFPIRVELQPLTKDDFFHILKEPKNALTKQYEALLKSEGVELTFNEDALEKLAEIAFYVNSEVENIGARRLQTVMSTLLNDFLFDIPDSIGANAKILITKEMVEEKLGVLVKNRDLSHYIL; encoded by the coding sequence ATGAATCAAGAGCATTTGACCCCCAAGCAGATAGTTTTAGAATTAGATAAATACATCATTGGACAAAAAGACGCAAAAAAAAATGTAGCCATAGCCTTGCGTAATCGTTGGAGAAGAATGAACGCTCCAGTAGAAATTCAAAACGAAATTATCCCTAATAACATCCTGATGATTGGTTCTACAGGTGTTGGTAAAACTGAAATAGCTCGCCGTTTGGCTAAATTATCGGATGCTCCTTTTGTAAAAGTAGAAGCCTCTAAATTCACGGAAGTGGGTTATGTGGGTAGAGATGTGGAAAGTATGGTAAGAGATTTGATTGAGCAAGCTGTAAATATGGTACGTTTGCAACGTCAAGAAGAAGTAAAACAAAAAGCTGCTGAAATCGTAGAAGATATTATCTTAGATGCCTTGATTCCTGCTGTAAAACAACCTAATACAGATGGAGGTATTGGTTTTGATGTAAAAAATGCTGATGATACTGAACTCAATGAGAAAACTCGTGAACGTTTCAGAGAAAAAATAAAAAATGGAGAATTAGACCATAGAAAAATTGAAATTTCTGTAAGACAAAATGTTTCTAATGTAGGTGTCATGGGTCCAGGGATGGATGAAATGTCCATGATGAATATTCAAGAGATGCTTTCTAATATCATGCCTTCCAAAACCAAAAAACGCAAAGTTACTATTGCAGAAGCCAAAAAAATATTATTGGAAGAGGAAGCTGCCAAACTCATTGATATGGATGAAGTAAAGGAGGAGGCTATCAGAAAAACTGAGAATGCAGGTATTATTTTTATTGATGAAATTGATAAAATTGCCTCTTCTGGCTCAAAATCTGGTCCTGATGTAAGTCGTGAGGGTGTACAAAGAGATTTACTTCCTATTGTTGAGGGTAGTTCTGTCAATACCAAATATGGAATTGTAAAAACAGACCACATTTTATTTATTGCAGCAGGAGCATTTCATGTATCTAAACCTTCAGATTTAATTCCTGAATTGCAAGGACGTTTCCCTATTCGAGTAGAGTTACAACCCCTTACCAAAGATGATTTTTTCCATATCTTGAAAGAGCCTAAGAATGCTCTTACCAAACAATATGAAGCTCTTTTGAAATCCGAAGGTGTAGAACTTACCTTCAATGAAGATGCTTTAGAAAAACTAGCTGAAATTGCTTTTTATGTAAACTCAGAAGTAGAAAATATTGGTGCAAGAAGACTCCAAACTGTAATGAGTACTCTTTTGAACGATTTTCTGTTCGATATACCTGATAGCATTGGAGCAAACGCCAAAATCCTCATTACCAAAGAGATGGTAGAAGAAAAACTTGGTGTTTTGGTGAAAAACAGAGATTTGAGTCATTATATTTTGTAA
- a CDS encoding sodium:proton antiporter has translation MIALLIGIFVVGYLLIALEHNIRLNKTASALITGVLCWVVYIVFSENKEVVSEHLAHHLSEIAQILFFLMGAMTIVELIDAHDGFDIVKSQINTPNNKRLMWVMSLLAFFLSAIIDNLTTAIVMVSILRKIIKDKEQRMLLVGIMIIAANAGGAWSPIGDVTTTMLWIKGQISASAIITKVFIPSLVCTLIPLIYYQFRLPKQELEKMERNTEANPDGKKMLIFGVSILLLVPVFKTVTHLPPYMGILLGLGLVWVFSEIIHSNKDDERRRPLSVAHALSKIDTSSILFFLGILLAVGALESTNLLKSFAGFLNESVGNLDIIITIIGVASSVVDNVPLLAAAQNMYSLADFPMDSKLWLFLAYSTGTGGSILIIGSAAGVAAMGMENISFTWYLRRISLFALLGFLAGALAFVLIN, from the coding sequence ATGATTGCACTACTAATAGGGATTTTTGTAGTAGGATATTTACTGATTGCTTTAGAACACAATATTCGTTTAAACAAAACAGCCTCTGCCCTCATTACAGGTGTACTTTGTTGGGTTGTTTACATTGTATTTTCCGAAAATAAAGAAGTCGTTTCTGAACATTTAGCACACCATTTATCAGAAATAGCACAAATCCTATTTTTCTTGATGGGAGCTATGACTATTGTAGAGCTTATTGATGCTCATGATGGTTTTGATATTGTAAAAAGTCAAATCAATACTCCCAATAACAAACGCCTGATGTGGGTGATGAGCCTTTTGGCATTCTTTTTATCTGCTATTATTGATAACCTTACCACAGCCATTGTGATGGTTTCTATTCTAAGAAAAATCATCAAAGACAAAGAGCAAAGAATGTTGCTTGTGGGTATTATGATTATTGCTGCCAATGCTGGAGGAGCTTGGTCACCTATCGGAGATGTAACTACCACCATGCTTTGGATAAAAGGACAGATTTCTGCTTCTGCAATTATTACCAAAGTTTTTATACCAAGTTTAGTATGTACCCTCATTCCTTTAATCTATTATCAATTCCGATTACCCAAACAAGAGTTGGAGAAAATGGAACGAAATACAGAAGCTAATCCTGATGGAAAGAAAATGTTAATTTTTGGTGTGAGTATTTTATTGTTAGTCCCTGTATTTAAGACAGTTACACATTTACCTCCTTATATGGGTATTTTATTAGGCTTGGGTTTGGTTTGGGTATTTTCTGAAATTATTCATAGCAATAAAGATGATGAGCGTAGGAGACCTCTTTCTGTAGCTCATGCCCTTTCAAAAATTGATACTTCCAGCATTTTGTTTTTCTTAGGTATTTTATTGGCTGTGGGAGCCTTAGAATCTACAAATTTACTAAAAAGTTTTGCAGGCTTTTTAAATGAATCTGTTGGAAACTTAGACATTATCATAACCATTATTGGTGTAGCATCTTCTGTGGTAGATAACGTTCCATTGCTTGCAGCAGCTCAAAATATGTATTCTTTGGCAGATTTCCCAATGGATAGTAAATTGTGGCTATTTTTAGCATATTCTACAGGTACTGGTGGTAGTATTTTGATTATTGGTTCTGCTGCTGGAGTGGCAGCTATGGGCATGGAAAATATTAGCTTTACTTGGTATTTGCGTAGAATCTCACTATTTGCTCTTTTAGGTTTTTTGGCTGGAGCATTGGCTTTTGTATTAATCAATTAA
- a CDS encoding MFS transporter permease, which produces MLKTSVPKNDPKITNAWTMYDWANSAFSLVIASAVFPGYSDSITRNPDGTSEILFLGSTIKNTVIFEYAASLAFFLIALISPILTAIADYSGRKKAFMQFFCIIGSIACFILILFKDLSTIHWGILGYMLGLIGYAGSVVFNNSYLPDIATDDQFDRLSAKAFARGYIGSVILLVFSLALIIFRKDLGIEDGSIAPRISFALTGLWWIGFAQYSFYYMPNNVYQKEAKGNWLLNGFKELGNVWKQVRPLKYLKMFVVAFFFYNMAVQSVMYLAPFFAKEEVKMEEQALIMVVLIIQLVAIVGSYFFSAISNRKGNTYSLRIAVIIWIGICIWAYFVKDKMSFYGLAGVVGFVMGGVQSLSRSTYAKLMPETTDTASFFSFYDAADKISTALGIFVYGAIHHFTGSMRNSVLALMGFFIIGLLVLFLVPSKKSYQKEFTA; this is translated from the coding sequence ATGTTAAAAACATCTGTTCCTAAAAATGACCCTAAAATCACGAATGCTTGGACAATGTACGATTGGGCAAACTCAGCTTTTTCACTTGTAATAGCCTCAGCTGTTTTCCCTGGATATAGTGATAGTATTACAAGAAATCCTGATGGAACATCAGAAATTTTGTTTTTAGGCTCTACCATCAAGAATACCGTTATCTTTGAATATGCTGCTTCTTTAGCATTTTTTTTGATAGCTCTTATCAGTCCTATTCTTACAGCAATCGCCGACTATAGTGGCCGTAAAAAAGCATTTATGCAGTTTTTTTGTATTATAGGAAGTATCGCTTGTTTTATACTTATTTTATTTAAAGATCTATCAACCATTCATTGGGGGATTTTGGGGTATATGTTGGGGTTGATAGGTTATGCCGGCAGTGTAGTTTTTAATAATTCTTATTTGCCTGATATAGCTACAGATGACCAATTTGACAGATTAAGTGCCAAAGCCTTTGCAAGAGGTTATATTGGTAGTGTGATTCTATTAGTATTCTCATTAGCCCTGATTATTTTTAGAAAAGATTTAGGAATTGAAGATGGAAGCATAGCCCCTCGGATTTCATTTGCACTTACAGGTTTATGGTGGATAGGTTTTGCTCAATACAGCTTTTATTATATGCCCAACAATGTTTATCAGAAAGAGGCAAAAGGAAATTGGCTTTTGAATGGATTTAAAGAATTGGGCAATGTTTGGAAGCAAGTACGCCCACTCAAATACCTGAAGATGTTTGTAGTAGCTTTCTTTTTCTATAACATGGCTGTACAAAGTGTGATGTACTTAGCTCCTTTTTTTGCCAAAGAAGAGGTAAAAATGGAAGAACAAGCCCTCATTATGGTAGTATTAATCATTCAGTTGGTTGCTATTGTAGGTTCTTATTTCTTTTCTGCCATTTCAAATAGGAAGGGGAACACTTATTCACTAAGAATAGCTGTTATTATTTGGATTGGAATTTGTATTTGGGCTTATTTTGTGAAAGATAAAATGAGCTTCTATGGATTGGCAGGTGTTGTAGGTTTTGTGATGGGAGGCGTTCAATCTCTTTCTCGTTCGACATACGCTAAACTCATGCCCGAAACAACAGATACAGCTTCATTTTTTAGTTTTTATGATGCAGCCGATAAAATTTCAACAGCTTTAGGCATTTTTGTTTATGGAGCCATTCATCATTTTACAGGAAGTATGCGAAACAGTGTACTTGCTCTGATGGGATTTTTTATAATAGGTTTGTTGGTTTTGTTTCTTGTTCCTTCTAAAAAATCGTACCAAAAAGAATTTACCGCTTAA
- a CDS encoding peptidase: MTIFLPFFPLNLVAFPTEKLNLHIFEPRYRQLIRECIDENKTFGIPAYLNNKVKPIGTEMKVLELSNLYPDGRMDIKTEGIRAFRALSFQNPIPEKMYSGGEIEFLDNDFESDWLTRTKAIEMIDKLYQILNIGHPFDYSREPLSFQVAHKIGFSLDQEYQLLEIMDEIQRLEFIIEHLEKTLPIVEEVERTKELVKMNGHFKNLNPLQF, encoded by the coding sequence ATGACTATATTTCTTCCATTTTTTCCTCTGAATTTAGTTGCTTTTCCAACAGAAAAGCTTAATTTACATATTTTTGAACCTCGTTATCGTCAGCTCATTAGAGAGTGTATAGATGAAAACAAAACATTTGGGATACCTGCCTACCTCAACAACAAAGTAAAACCTATTGGAACAGAAATGAAAGTGTTAGAGCTTTCAAATCTCTATCCTGATGGTAGAATGGATATAAAAACAGAAGGAATTAGAGCTTTTAGAGCACTTTCTTTTCAAAATCCCATCCCTGAAAAAATGTATTCAGGTGGCGAAATAGAGTTTTTAGACAATGATTTTGAAAGCGACTGGCTTACTCGTACAAAAGCGATTGAAATGATAGATAAGCTTTATCAAATATTGAATATAGGTCATCCTTTTGACTACTCAAGAGAACCATTGTCATTTCAGGTGGCTCATAAGATAGGTTTTTCTTTAGATCAAGAATATCAATTACTTGAAATCATGGATGAAATCCAACGCCTTGAGTTTATCATAGAACATTTAGAAAAAACATTACCTATAGTAGAAGAGGTAGAACGTACCAAAGAACTTGTCAAAATGAATGGACATTTTAAAAATTTGAACCCTTTACAATTCTAA
- a CDS encoding endonuclease I, with protein sequence MTKISLLGAVFLITSVAFGQAPAGYYNTATSTGYTLKTQLYNIIKGHTDRGYSGLWTTYSTSDRDNQYENDNTIMDIYSENPIGTDPYTFIYGTEQCGTYANEGDCYNREHIIPQSVFAEVAPMVSDAHFIPPTDGKVNGIRSNYPHGKVSASSYVSRNGSKLGTSAVSGYTGTVFEPIDAFKGDIARMYFYFATRYENTVAGYSYAMFNRTSNQVFTPAFLNMLLQWHANDPVSAREVARNNAIYARQGNRNPFIDNPNYVNLIWGGGSSSDTTPPSVPTSLTSPSKTSTSVALSWNASTDNVGVTGYEVYRSTTLVATVTTTSYNVTGLTANTTYSFSVKAKDVAGNVSANSTSLSVTTNATSTTTRTDLYLSEYVEGSSNNKALEIKNETGTSISLSTYSIRRQTNGSGSWSTGLALTGTIANGGKFVIVNSSISSACYSTASANISTSATEMAFNGNDAVGLFKNGVLIDVIGTFNGGTANFAADITLRRKSTATAPKATYSATDWDTFANDNCSGLGNRTANNNLANPLNNFSVYPNPSKGYFMIDFFGVEKYNLEIYSTMGRKVHTQLNTDQKEYDFSHLPKGIYILRIGVEGQAISKKIIIE encoded by the coding sequence ATGACTAAAATCTCACTTTTAGGAGCTGTTTTTCTTATCACGTCCGTTGCATTTGGACAAGCTCCAGCAGGTTATTACAATACAGCCACCAGTACAGGCTATACGCTCAAAACACAACTCTACAATATCATTAAAGGGCATACAGATAGGGGTTATAGTGGTCTTTGGACTACATACTCTACTTCTGACAGGGATAATCAGTATGAGAATGACAACACCATTATGGACATTTATTCTGAAAATCCAATAGGTACAGACCCTTATACATTTATTTATGGAACTGAACAATGTGGAACTTACGCCAATGAGGGAGATTGCTATAATAGAGAGCATATCATCCCTCAATCTGTTTTTGCGGAGGTTGCTCCAATGGTTTCTGATGCCCATTTCATCCCTCCTACTGATGGCAAAGTGAATGGAATTCGTTCTAATTATCCACATGGCAAAGTATCTGCATCAAGCTATGTATCTCGTAATGGAAGTAAATTAGGAACAAGTGCTGTTTCAGGTTATACAGGTACTGTTTTTGAACCTATTGATGCCTTCAAAGGTGATATAGCTCGTATGTATTTTTATTTTGCTACCAGATACGAAAATACAGTAGCTGGCTATTCGTATGCCATGTTTAACAGAACCAGTAATCAGGTATTTACACCAGCCTTTTTAAATATGCTTTTGCAGTGGCATGCCAATGACCCTGTAAGTGCAAGAGAAGTAGCTCGTAACAACGCTATTTATGCAAGACAAGGCAATAGAAACCCTTTTATCGATAACCCTAATTATGTGAATTTAATTTGGGGTGGAGGAAGCAGTTCAGATACGACACCTCCTTCTGTTCCCACAAGCTTAACTTCACCAAGTAAAACATCTACTTCTGTGGCTCTTTCTTGGAATGCTTCTACAGATAATGTAGGTGTAACAGGTTATGAAGTATATAGAAGTACAACACTTGTGGCAACCGTAACTACTACCTCTTATAATGTTACTGGGCTTACAGCAAATACTACTTATAGTTTTTCTGTAAAAGCAAAAGATGTTGCTGGAAATGTTTCAGCAAATAGTACAAGTCTTTCTGTTACAACCAATGCAACATCAACTACTACTCGTACAGATTTGTATCTATCTGAATATGTAGAAGGAAGCTCCAATAACAAAGCCTTAGAAATCAAAAATGAAACAGGAACATCTATATCCCTCTCAACATATTCTATCAGAAGACAAACCAATGGTTCAGGTTCTTGGAGTACAGGACTTGCACTTACAGGTACAATTGCTAATGGAGGTAAATTTGTGATTGTCAATAGCTCTATTTCTTCTGCTTGTTATAGCACAGCTTCTGCAAATATTTCTACATCTGCCACTGAAATGGCTTTTAATGGTAATGATGCAGTAGGTTTATTTAAAAATGGTGTTTTAATTGATGTGATTGGCACTTTTAATGGTGGTACAGCTAATTTTGCTGCTGATATTACGCTAAGAAGAAAATCTACGGCTACTGCCCCCAAAGCTACTTATAGTGCTACTGACTGGGATACTTTTGCCAATGATAACTGTTCGGGCTTAGGCAATAGAACAGCAAATAACAATTTAGCGAATCCTCTGAATAATTTTAGTGTATACCCTAACCCTTCTAAAGGATATTTCATGATTGATTTCTTTGGTGTAGAAAAATATAATTTAGAGATATACTCTACTATGGGAAGAAAAGTGCATACACAATTGAATACAGACCAAAAAGAATATGATTTCTCTCATTTACCTAAAGGTATTTATATTCTACGAATTGGTGTAGAAGGACAAGCTATTAGTAAAAAGATTATTATAGAATAG
- a CDS encoding alkaline phosphatase — protein sequence MDEFFAFFKTLTDSKEAIQTGGLLLITIIVYLETGWFFGFFLPGDYLLFLSGMLCDAYLGGNVLGVFAGICGAAILGNFSGYIFGKIVGKNFENRRETWFFKKKYIENTRGFFDKNGGKALIIGRFLPIIRTFAPLLAGMARMPLGIFAIYNIIGALLWSGLLVFGGYYLGKQFPELVNYVEYIIIFFLAITTFTVIRGYLKIRQEHKKVS from the coding sequence ATGGATGAGTTTTTTGCATTTTTTAAGACCCTTACAGATTCTAAAGAAGCCATACAAACAGGTGGTTTATTGCTCATTACCATTATTGTATATTTAGAAACTGGCTGGTTTTTTGGTTTTTTTCTCCCAGGCGATTATTTACTTTTTCTTTCAGGGATGCTCTGTGATGCTTATTTGGGAGGAAACGTACTAGGTGTTTTTGCTGGAATTTGTGGAGCTGCTATTTTAGGTAATTTTTCTGGATATATTTTTGGAAAAATCGTAGGGAAAAATTTTGAAAATCGGAGAGAAACTTGGTTTTTTAAGAAGAAATATATTGAAAATACTCGTGGTTTTTTTGATAAAAATGGTGGAAAAGCCTTGATTATTGGTCGTTTTCTACCTATTATAAGAACTTTCGCTCCACTTCTTGCAGGAATGGCTCGTATGCCTTTAGGCATTTTTGCAATTTATAATATTATAGGAGCTTTACTTTGGTCTGGTCTTTTAGTTTTTGGAGGTTATTATCTTGGTAAACAGTTTCCTGAACTTGTCAATTATGTAGAATATATTATTATTTTCTTTTTAGCAATCACAACTTTTACAGTTATTAGAGGCTATCTAAAAATAAGGCAAGAACATAAAAAAGTAAGTTAA